CGAGGCTGACCAGAATCAAGACGACGACGTTGGCCAGCAATCCGACGAAGCCGCCGTTCATACCCAGTGGAAAAATGTTTAGGGCGGCGAGCGGAACGGCAATGCCGACGCCGGCGAGGATGCCCAGGCCGACGCCCCACGCGTTCGCGCGCTTCCAGACGAACGCCGCGACGACTCCGGGAAAGAACTGCGTGACGCCATTGTAGTAGAGCAGCAGCAGTTCGACGACCGTTTTCTGGGCGATCATCCAGATGCCAAGCGCCAGCACCGCGACGACCACGACGATGATACGCGTGAGCCGCGTGCGGGCGCGATCGCTGGTCGCGACGCCGAACGCGTCGCCGAAGACGTTCTTGGTGATGACGCTCGAGGCGGCGAGCAGCAGCGCGGACGCCGGAACCAGTGCCGCGAGCGCGCCGGCGCCGGCCACGAGGCCAAGGATCCACGACGGAAAGTAGCGCTGCACGACCAGCATGAACGATTGATCGACATTTGGCCCCGTGAGGCCGGGATTGATCAGTGCCGCCGAAAGCCCGGCGAAGACCATCAGGGCCGCCACGATTTGGTAGAAGGGCAGATAGATGGCGTTGCGGCGCAGCGCGTCGCCGCTGCGCGCGCTGTAGACGCTATTGAAGGTCTGCGGCCCAACGTAGAAGCCCAACGCCGAGAGCAGCACCGACGACGCGTACCACAACGTGCCGTGGAAAGCGCCCGCCGGCGGCATCGTCAGCATCTGCGGATGCGTCTGCAGCACGCGTTCGAAGAGCCCGAGCGGCGAGCCGAAGAAGTGCATGGGAATGGCGACGCCGGCGAAGAGCACGGCGCCGAGCACGAGGATATCCTTGACGACGCTAGCCCAGGCCGTGCCGCGCAGCCCGGCGCTGAAGACGAAGAGCGCCATCACCAGGAAGCCGACGATCACCGCGGCGGTGGCGTTGTAGGCGCCGTAGCCCGCGATGCGCAGCAGAATCTGCAAACCGCTGAGCTGAATCGTCACGTACGGCACTACCATCGCGAAGGACAGCAGCGCGACGCCGACGCCGAGGGCGCGGCTGTTGTAGCGATTTTCGAAAAAGTCGGCGTTGGTGAGCAGGTTATTATCCTTGCCGACTCGCCAGACGGCGGGCGCCAAGAAGTAGGCGATGATGTAGGCGATCGTCCCGTACGCCACGACGTAGAGCGCGGGCGCGCCCTGCGAATACGCCAGGCCCGCGACGCCCAAAAAGGTGAAGGTCGTGTAGATTTCGCCGGCTTGCAGTACCCACAGGAAGATCGCCCCGAAGCTGCGGCCGCCGACGATGTATTGCTCGGGGCTCATCTTCACACCGCGCACGGCTAGCAACGCGAAGGCGATCGTGCCGAAGACGATGACGGCGACGATCGCGAGCGCGGTGATGCCGTTCACCAGCGCCGCTCCACGCGGCCGATCGTCCAGAGGAAGGCCGGCGTGAGCAGCACCCACGCGGCGATCCAGCAGAAGAGGAAGGGGATACCGAAGAGCCGCGGCTCGACGCGATTGACGAAAAGCACGCCGAACGAGAGCGCAAAAATAGGAATTGCGGCGAGCAAAGCTCGCAATAAAAGGGCGCCCGAGGAAGGGGCAGGCCGCATTGCGGCGCATTTGCACGAGATGCAACAACGTCCTTCGTACGCCGGTCCGCTGATCGTCGTGGCGATCGTCGTGATCGCCGGGCTCTTCATAGCAGGCACCTACAACTCGCTGGTGACGCTAAGCCAGGCGGTCGATGCCCAGTGGGGGCAGGTGCAGAACGTCTACCAGCGGCGCGCCGACCTGATGCCGAATCTCGTGGCGACCGTCAAAGGCGCAGCGAACTTCGAGAAGAGCACGTACGAAGACGTCGCCAAAGCGCGCGCCAGCGTCGGGCAGATTCCACCCCAGGTCGTGCAGAACGCGATCAACAATCCGCAAGATTTCCAGAAGTATGCGGCGGCGCAGGATTCTCTCGGGTTGGCGCTCTCGCGGCTGCTCGCGGTCGTCGAGAACTATCCGCAGCTCAAAGCAACCGAGAACTTCCAGACGCTCCAAGCGCAGCTCGAAGGGACGGAGAACCGCATCGCCTTCGAACGGCGAAAGTACAACGACACGGCCCGCGCTTTTAACACGAAACGCGACACCTTCCCGACCCTGATGATCGTCGGGATGTTCGGCAGCCGCTTTACCGAGAAACCCTACTTCCAGGCGCAGCCGGGCGCGCAGCAGGCCCCGGCCGTCAACTTCAGCCCGTGACCAAGGCCGATCGCGCGGAGATCGCGCACGCGATCGCCCAAGCCGAAGACGGCACGAGCGGCCGCATCGCGGTGCGGGTGATTCCCGATCGCAGCGTCGATGCGTTCGAGCGCGCGAAGCGCGAGTTCGGCGCGCTCAAGCTGCATCGTTACGAGCCGCGCAACGGTGCGCTGATTTTGGTGGCCCCCAACGCGCGGCAGTTCGCGATCATCGGCGACAAGGAACTGCACGAGCGTGTCGGCGGCGCGTTCTGGGACGACGTCGTGAAAGAGACGCAGCCGTATTTCGCGAGCGGGGACACGCAGGCGGGAATTCTTTACGCGATCGCGCGAATCGGCGAGGCGCTGCGGCAGAACTTCGGCGAACCGGCGACGAGCTAGCCCCGGTTCGCGGTGGGACTTCGCGCCGCGAACTCGAAGTATTTCCGCGTAACGCAATTTTAACGGTGCGAGGAGCTGCAACGATGGTTTTAGACTTCAGAGGCTACGCGCTTAGTGTCGGCGCGGCGGCGGCATTGCTGGCGGGATGCGGGGGTTCGCAGCGCGCCGTTGTGGGCGGCCGCCCCGACCTTCCGGCTTTAGCCAAACCACTGGTGGGATATAACTCGGTCTATAGTTTTCAAGCGAGCCCGGACGGCCAGAATCCCGGTGCACGGGTAATTCCCTTCGACGGTGATCTTTACGGCTCGACGACCGTTGGCGGCGGCGGCGCGGCGTGCGGAGGAAAAGGCTGCGGCACGGTCTTCAAGGTCACAAAAGAGGGCAGCGAGACCGTCCTTCACCGCTTTGCAGGCCGCCCCGACGGGGCGCAACCAGAAGCAGAGTTGGCAGTAGTCAATAATTTGCTCTACGGCACCACGTATTACGGGGGAGAGCGGTGCAAGGCCGCCAACCTGCGCGGCTGCGGAATCGTTTTCTCGCTTGCTCCATCTGGGGGGATGAGCGCGGTCTATGCATTCCAGGGTGGCTACGACGGAGCAAATCCCGAGGGACCGCTGACCCTGGTCAAGCGGACGCTATACGGAACAACGGTCAACGGCGGCGGAATTCGGTGCCGGGACTCTAAGAAAGGGTGCGGTGTCGTCTACTCGATTAACCCTTCCGGGGAAGAACGAGTGGTCTATCGCTTCAAGGGCGAGCCAAACGACGGCAGCGCTCCTACCGGCAACCTCGTCAATCTCAACGGTACGCTCTACGGCACGACGATGTATGGCGGCCGGTTCGACGACGGCACGATCTTTGCGATCTCTCCGGCAGGAAAAGAGCGCGTTGTTTACTCGGCGGGTCAAGCCTACGACATGAGTACGCCGTCGGGGCTGGTCGCAATGGACGGGGTACTGTACGGAAGCTCCGAATTCGGCGGCAGGCGCGAAGGTGGAACGGTCTACGCAGTCACTATCTCCGGCAACGAACATGTCGTGCACAGTTTTAGTCAGAACGAAACGCTTGACGGCTACCGCCCTGTCGGCAGACTGATCGCGGTCAACGGATCACTCTACGGCGCGACCCAGTACGGTGGAAACAAGCACAGTGGATATGGTGTCGTCTATTCTATGAGCACGTTCGGCTACGTGAAGGTGCTCTATCGCTTCAAAGCGCTGCCGGATGGCGAGTACCCCGCTTCCGGCGTCTCCGACGACGGGCCGACCCTCTTTGGAACCACCCGTCTGGGAGGATCTGGCTGCTACCACTATGGCTGCCAGGGCGGCTACGGCACCGTCTATCGCCTGCCGCGATGAAGCGCGCAGCCAGGACCGCACCTTAGACGTTTAACGCGGCTTTGAGGTCGCGCAGCTCGGCGCGCGACGCGGAACTTCCGCCGAGCTTGAGGTTGAGGTCGAGCGCTCGAAGGTGCAGTAACGGGCCCGCGGTGCCGCGCGAAAACTCAACCGCCGCTTCGCTGCACTCGCGGGCCTCTCGTTCGCGTTTGAGCCTGGAGAGGGCGGTCGCCTCGGCGAGCTTCGCACGGCCTAAAAGCCGCGGCCAGTTTCCGACGCGATCGCCGAGCGAGTGCGCCATGCCGGCCGCGCGCTCGGGGTGACCGACGAGGATTAGCGCCTCGGCTTCGGAGATCGCCAGCGCCTGCGTGATCGAAAAGGCGTCGCAGGAGACCGCGCGCGCCAGGCTTATCCAGCGCAAGGCTTCGTTGCCATTTCGCCGATGGATATCGATGCGCGCGAGGTTCGAAAGCACGATAACTCGATCGAGCGCGCTGCCGAAAAGGTCGATCAGCGCCCAGGCTTCCAGTGCGAACTGTTTTGCTTCTTCCAAGCGGCCCAACGTCAGCAGATGGGCCGCCATCATCTGCATTCCCAAGCGCAGGCTGCGCACGTTCCCGCTGCGGCTGCCGGCTTCGACGAGCTCGTTCATTTCGTTCAATGCGTTCGAGACTTGGTCGGCCCGCACCGCACGGATTCCCGACGCGCGTATCGCGACGTCGACGGCTAAGCGCGAGGCGGTGGAGCGGGCGCGAGCGATAATCGCCGCCGCCTCATCGATCGTCGCCAGGGCGCGCGTGCCCTCGTCGCGCTCGAACTGGATCGACGCCTCCGCAACGAGCGCCTTGACCAGCGTTTCGGCGTACCGGCGATCGCGCGCGTAATCGCCGCGCAGCCGTTCGATCAGTTGGGCTCGCGCCGATGCGGCCCCGGGTGTACCCAGACAGTGCGCCGCTTCGAAATCGAGCAGATCGCAGTTGGCGTCGAGCACGCAGCGCATCCCGATGTCGGTGACATCGGCAAGCAGCGCACGGGCTCGTGCGGTCGTCGTCTGCGCGTGCGCGAAGGCGCCGAGCTCGATCTCCAACTCGGCGCGGACGCAGAGCGCTCGACTCGCCTGCGCGGCGTCATCGCTCTCCTGCGCGAGCGCGGCGGCGACGTCGCGGGCGCGGTCGAACTGGCCGCCGTCACGTAACGCGTCGATGGCGACGAAGCGCGCGCCTTGCGGAAGGCGCCCGGCGAAACCCAGATCGTCGCCGGCGCGCAGCGCAAGATAGTCTTCCAAGCCTTCGGTGAAACGCGCGCGCGCCTCACGCAGATCGCGATAGAACTGGCTGCGCGACAGGCTCATCTCGCGCGCGATCGCGATGTGGCTCTCACGTTCGATGTCGCTGCGGCGCAGCACGGCAAACCGGCGGCGGTGCTGCTCCGATTCCAGACTCAGCTCGTCTAAGAGCGCGGTGACGATCTCCGGCAGCCGGTCGGCAAGCTCGCTGTGCCGATGCGAGGCCTCTTCGACCAGCGGGTGGCGCAGCAGGGCGCGGCGGTTACGAATGCTGCGCAGGAGCGTTATCGCTGCCCACAGCCGGGTCTCGTCTTTGCGCATCGGTAGACGCCTGTTCTTGCCCGTTGCGGGGCCGACCCGCCGAAGCTTGGGACTAACGTGGGACTCGTGCGGCTGGAATCGGCACGCCGTCTGCATAACGGAAGGCACAACGAATCGCCCTTGCCTCTTTTAGGAGAGAAAAACTCATCATGCGTTCCTCAGCCTTCACCGTTGCGCTCGGCGCGGCGGCAACAATCGCGGCG
This genomic stretch from Candidatus Cybelea sp. harbors:
- a CDS encoding sodium:solute symporter family protein, which codes for MNGITALAIVAVIVFGTIAFALLAVRGVKMSPEQYIVGGRSFGAIFLWVLQAGEIYTTFTFLGVAGLAYSQGAPALYVVAYGTIAYIIAYFLAPAVWRVGKDNNLLTNADFFENRYNSRALGVGVALLSFAMVVPYVTIQLSGLQILLRIAGYGAYNATAAVIVGFLVMALFVFSAGLRGTAWASVVKDILVLGAVLFAGVAIPMHFFGSPLGLFERVLQTHPQMLTMPPAGAFHGTLWYASSVLLSALGFYVGPQTFNSVYSARSGDALRRNAIYLPFYQIVAALMVFAGLSAALINPGLTGPNVDQSFMLVVQRYFPSWILGLVAGAGALAALVPASALLLAASSVITKNVFGDAFGVATSDRARTRLTRIIVVVVAVLALGIWMIAQKTVVELLLLYYNGVTQFFPGVVAAFVWKRANAWGVGLGILAGVGIAVPLAALNIFPLGMNGGFVGLLANVVVLILVSLVTRHKSA
- a CDS encoding DUF3311 domain-containing protein; its protein translation is MRALLAAIPIFALSFGVLFVNRVEPRLFGIPFLFCWIAAWVLLTPAFLWTIGRVERRW
- a CDS encoding LemA family protein; translation: MQQRPSYAGPLIVVAIVVIAGLFIAGTYNSLVTLSQAVDAQWGQVQNVYQRRADLMPNLVATVKGAANFEKSTYEDVAKARASVGQIPPQVVQNAINNPQDFQKYAAAQDSLGLALSRLLAVVENYPQLKATENFQTLQAQLEGTENRIAFERRKYNDTARAFNTKRDTFPTLMIVGMFGSRFTEKPYFQAQPGAQQAPAVNFSP
- a CDS encoding TPM domain-containing protein produces the protein MTKADRAEIAHAIAQAEDGTSGRIAVRVIPDRSVDAFERAKREFGALKLHRYEPRNGALILVAPNARQFAIIGDKELHERVGGAFWDDVVKETQPYFASGDTQAGILYAIARIGEALRQNFGEPATS
- a CDS encoding choice-of-anchor tandem repeat GloVer-containing protein, translating into MVLDFRGYALSVGAAAALLAGCGGSQRAVVGGRPDLPALAKPLVGYNSVYSFQASPDGQNPGARVIPFDGDLYGSTTVGGGGAACGGKGCGTVFKVTKEGSETVLHRFAGRPDGAQPEAELAVVNNLLYGTTYYGGERCKAANLRGCGIVFSLAPSGGMSAVYAFQGGYDGANPEGPLTLVKRTLYGTTVNGGGIRCRDSKKGCGVVYSINPSGEERVVYRFKGEPNDGSAPTGNLVNLNGTLYGTTMYGGRFDDGTIFAISPAGKERVVYSAGQAYDMSTPSGLVAMDGVLYGSSEFGGRREGGTVYAVTISGNEHVVHSFSQNETLDGYRPVGRLIAVNGSLYGATQYGGNKHSGYGVVYSMSTFGYVKVLYRFKALPDGEYPASGVSDDGPTLFGTTRLGGSGCYHYGCQGGYGTVYRLPR